The nucleotide sequence TCGATTCAAACCACCAGCCAAAATACTCATCAGAAATGAGGGTTTGCATTTACGAGTGGGGGTGTGCTAATGTTATATCTGTCTAGATTCTATTCACACCTGTGctgatattctttttttaaaaaaaaattttttttttttttttaaggaaactcATTTGCAGTAGCTGTTGATTGTGCTTTTGGTTTCGTCGTCAAATTGTTAAGATTTTAATACAGTCTCTGTGCAGCACGTTAATTCAAGGTTCATCTCCGGTATCAATTCTGGCTTCCCTATTCAAAGGCCATGTGACATGAGACATACTGTATGCTAATGTAAAAGCATATGAGGACTGAATACCAACATAACCCAAATGCCAGTGTAACATCTCTTATTACTGTAGCACTGTTTCTGGGCAGCATAAGTTTCAATATAAAATGTAGTAGGTATGCCCACTGGCTCAAAGAGCAGTAATCATAAGGAAGATATACAACAGGAAATGGCAACGTGAATTCCACCCACTTCATATGTCTCCTCAGCTTTCCCAAATACACACAacttgtgtgaaaaaaaatgaatgaatgtaaacCTTAATGTCAAATCTATTGTATTTTAGTGTTTAAGGTATTCACCcaaccacccccctcctcccccacacacagccccgcATAGAGGTTGACAAATGTGTGCCCTCTGCACTGCTTAAGCGTTCAATTATAATGTCATATCCCAGGAATGTCAACAAAAGTTATGTCTGGACTGAAATATGGAAATGGTTTCAAGTTAAAGtcacaaatgcaatttataTGGAAATGGTGAGTGTTAATGTAGCTGAGGAAACTCATCCCAGAAGCCTATGTTACAGATTAATgaagaattttttatttttattttcctttgggggtggggagatgACAGATTAAGAAAACAATATTCTGCCTCACTTGGCTGCCACGGttatttatatttgcagagCATAAATGTCATTACTAATTTTACACACCTACCttcaatattatattatacacTACTGCCCATTTGACATATTTAGTCTGCTTCCATCATCTGtgacatacacagtaaaatggtcagtgttaaatcaactgttACAGAGTATATAAgatccctattggactcatatgcactctgtaacatgagttgaattaacactggacattttgtttattgtattCCAGCACGTTTtgatgaaatattatttaaccATGTTACTGCATTGGAGATGAAATGACAAGGTATTAAATAATTTCCTACGAGCTTGgcccacctaccccccccccccaaaaaaaagaagaaaacacaaCACATAACCCGCTGTAAATATAACATACGGCTATTATAATTAATGACTAGCCTCAAAATGTGACCATGTGCAAGTGTTGCTGGACTTAATCCAATGGCATCTGTCCGACTTTTACAGGGGTGTTAATACAGTAGCTACactaaaaatatgaaacaaatattttgtattgGTAGAGGTAATGTCCAATAATGTCGTGCCCAGGTTTAATGTGTGTCAAGTCTTAGTGGTGATTTAACAATAAATTAGTCCTCTTATGCCCTACGGATTCATATCAATTAAGCACGGTCTCCTAACATGCGACCCGCTCAGCTGTCTGCAGATCATAACGCTATTCTGACTCTAAGTCGTACTGATTGCTGAACTTTCTTCTACTTAAGACATatagtaaaaataaacacatcaaaTTTCCTAATCCGAAATACATAGTATATCTATAATTACAAATTTCGACCTTACACTCAGTTGACGCCCATGCAATACACTGCTGCTGCCATTCAGTCATGTCGAGATATAGCCTAACGAGCGTATAAAATAGGCTAGGTTATAAAAtgtacgcagtaaaatgtccagtgtaatTCAACTCCAACGGCGTTAATTCAActtttaacagataacatttggtcccactctggaatgtgggaccaaatggtatctgttaagaatttaattaaactggaaaTTTTACTGTGGAGTATTTCAGATATACGCATTctacagaaaaaatatttcagttctaCGTAAAGACAATAAAAGGGCACATACATATTAATAAATACCACGCCTTCAATGCAATAACTATACAAGGCCCACAGAATAAAGCTGATGtatgtacgtttttttttttttttttttttaagggggacggggaggggggtccGATTCAATTGAGGTTTTAAAAAGTCAGAGCATTCGCCTTGTGGGTGCAGTCCGGattcattcaacagctgcaACAGACTGAACAGCTAGCTCCGTGGATGTCCGTTGCACGAACAAATGATCAACTGAACAATCATTCATAAAAGGGCTGTCTTCAGGAATTGACTGTTGAGTGATTTCAATTCTGTCGCTTAGCATAATCATAAAACGAGAACAACTGTTGGCAAAGTATATATCTATAGAAGAGACCAGGGGGCAACGTTTAAAACACGCAATAAACAACATTTACTTTCTCCATATAATGATAGGCTATATGTCTTATGTCCCAAGGTAATATACCCAAATTGGCAaatgagaagggaaaaaaacatttgaatttgcGACAGTTTACTTCAGCAATTCAGGCACTGTGCACTGTATAGATATTTCCATTTAATGGAAGCGTGCCAATAAAAAAGTCACTCCTTGTGATATAGCTATTGTAGACTACTGGTGAATAATGCGAAACAAAGTGTTGTTTACCTGCAGTTGTATGTTCGGATTTCTTTGTTGTCCCTTTTACATTTGACTGCCACAAATATCATTGTGACAAACAGGATAGCAGCGATAGAGCCCAGGGCAATGATGAAGATGAGAGATAAGTTCACCGGTCCAATAGACTCCTGCTCGTTCATGTCTTTTGAGAGGTAGATCACAATAAATGCGGAGGCTGTTAAAGACGTTTTCCCGTGGTCGTGTGCTACTACAGTTATCTCGTAAACAGACTTCGTGCTCTCTCCAAACGTCCTGGTGGTACGAATTTCGCCATTCACTTGGTCTATTTCAAAGTAAGCTCTATCTCCCTCTGATATGGAGTAAGTCAATCTTCCGTTTTCACCCTCATCGTAGTCGTCGGCTTGTACCTGGGTTACTAAATAACCCACTCCAGCATTGCTTGGAATAGACACTTTAGCCGTGCCATTTATTAAAGGCGGTGTGGTCATGACAGGCGTATTGTCGTTCACGTCTAAAACAACAATCCGTACAGTTGCATTACTTGTCAGAGATGGGTTGCCTCCATCTTTAGCCAAAACTTTGAATTCGAAAGTCCTTGTAAGCTCGTGGTTGAACGATCGCTGTGAATAAATATCACCAGAAGTGGGGTTTATCGACACATATGTGAACACCGGCATATCTCTAACTTGAGACGGGACAATTTGGTAGGTCACCGTGCCATTTAGCCCCAGGTCAGGGTCCCTCGCCGACACAGAAAGCAAGTAAGCCCCAGGCGTGTTGTTTTCGAGGATCATTTCTTGATAATGTGGTTTAGTAAAGTGTGGAGGGTTATCATTCTCATCTGTCACTTTAACAGTAAGtgattttgtggtttttaaGGGTGGAATGCCACTGTCCACAGCTTGAATTGTTAAATTGTACGTGTCCCTCTGTTCTCTATCCAGTCTCCCATCGACGAGTATTGTGGAAAAGCTCTCATACTCCTGGAGTCGGAAAGGTACGTTGCCCTGCAGTCGCAGTTGCACCCTCCCATTAGCCCCCGAGTCCCTGTCTGAAACCCTCACGAGGGCTATGACATATCCCAGCTGCGCGTTTTCACTCACTTCGACCATCTCGCTGTTTGCAGACAACATCTTAATTACCGGGACATTATCGTTTGCGTCCAtaacatttattgttattttgcagTGAGCCGGGATAGAATTTGGACCTAGATCTTTAGCTTGTACATCAATTTCATAAACGTTAGTCGACTCAAAATCCAGTTCCCCACTGACTGATATTACACCAGTTCGAGGGTCAATTTTGAAGAGTTCTCGTGTTTTTTCAGAGACGTAACTGTTAAATGAATACAATATTTCACCGTTCGTGCCTTCATCTGGATCTGTGGCATTCAGGTCAATGACCATGGTGTTATTCGGAGAGTTTTCCAACACCTTAACATTGTACACAGCCTGATCGAAAACTGGGTTGTTGTCGTTTGAATCTATCACTTTAATATTAAGTGTTACTGTGTCAAACTTTGGTGGGTCTCCTCCGTCCAAAGCAGTGATCACATAACTGTAGTGAGATTGTGTTTCCCTGTCCAGTGGCTTTTCCAAAACGAGTTCGGCAAATCTAGATCCGTCTCCCCTTGTCTTAATGTCCAACCCAAACATGTCTTTTGGGGTGATTTCGTATTTTTGTACACCAAAAATTCCAGAATCCGGATCGTTTGCCCCCTCTAGGGGTATCTTGGTGCCGGGAGTGGCAGTCTCCGAAATGTTAAGGTCAATGTGATCTTTTGTGAAAATGGGTGCATTGTCGTTCAGGTCCTTGATTTCTAGTTTTATCATGCATATTTCCATCGAGTTGGACATCACTTCCAACGAAATAAAACATGTTGGTGTCTGTCGGCAAAACGTATCCCGgtctattttttgtttgttgatgagAAACCCCGCTGAGTTGATGTCCACTAACTGCGGTGCTGTGTTGGAGATAACTCGTAAGGCAGGCTGCCGAGGATCAATCACAAATCCTGCTTCTTTTGCGTCCTTCGCTATGTTTGCAATTTCTGTCCCTGCCATTTGATCCTCGTCCACCGAGTATTTCAGATTGATTACAGCATCCGCCCCAGTCCAGAACAGAAGAGCTATTAGACTTAGttgtataaaatacatttccttgGAGGACATACttgttgatttgttttcttctcttaTTGATTTACAACAGTACTTTTGCGTACAGTTTACATGTGTGCACATAGATGTCTTTCATAATTACAGTGGAAATCGCACTAGGGTATTCAGCATGTAAAAAGTTACAGAGTACATGCTCAAAACGTGCCGTTAGACAAAAATGCCTGATATACAGCTTCAGTGAACAGTGGCGCGCACAGTAAACTGGTGCACTTAGGCTgctgtaggctaggctacagtCGAATTCCGATTCATTTAATTCATCGGgattattataaattaaattcaaccGATTAAATTAGAATTCAAAAATAACGCTGATGAAACATGGTGTGAATCCGAAGACGATATCCCCCGTGCAACAGCCGCAGATAATTCCTATTGGCAAAACAGTGGAGACAGACATTGACCATTACGAAGGCGAAAAAagatgttcaataaaaaaaaaaactgaaataattacgGGTGAACTGCAGGCGAACGCTACATCTAGTGTAAGCTATAGtctgtaaaatacattaaacaagATCGGTCGATTAGATATTTCCGTTGTTACTAGTTGCATTACAATATTCCATTATAAACCAAATAGCCTACGACAACTGAGTTTTTAAGCAACCGTTATACCAGTTTCACACTGgtgtttaattgattaattttcTCAATTTGAAAAGATAATTTTAATTTGGCAGCCTATGATGAAGCCGCATTAAAAGTAAGGGGGGGAAACTACCGTAtcaagccagaaaaaaaaatccaaccaGAAATCTTACAAGACATACAAGACCTTGCTGAAGGAACATGTTTCTTAAAGCTTACTGTCCACGGTTATCCAGTATTTCCCGAATGTAAGAAGCTGCTTTTTCTGACTCCAGAATTCTTTAAAACGCCCTTCTCTTAATTGTTTCACATATGttgaaaatcaaaatatttgaaCCTTTGCGTTCCAGTGCACTTTCAATAAATCCAATTCCGACTGATGGCCATTTGTAGTAAGCACGTTAATTTAGTTGTGAAGCTATAGTATAAACAGTCCTTTATAACAGATggtaaaaacaaatcattaaaaaatatccaGTCTGTGGATGAGGTGCAAAATAAACCCTTGTCTTCAATGCAGCTGACTCCACCATGCACTCAGCTCGCATTTCCAGCGCGAACTGTATACAGCTTTGCGCTGGCTCAGCGGCTGCCGCGCCGTCTCAGGACCCGCAGCCCCCTCAGCCAATCGGAGGCTACACCCGAGGGACAAATGGGCTAGTGGGCGGGGtcacctgctgctgcagatGAAACTCGGAACAGCCAACTTCCTTTGAGTCATTTCTAGATGATTTTCACTCCATTACAGGCGTCGGAGACGGAACAGAAAATAGAATATCAACTCTGTGTATTTCACTTAGTCtgttacaaacaaaacattcgTCCGTAGATACACTTTAACGTTCTTATGCGTGGACTTTTATTTATCCATTGAACTAAACAAGGTTTTGTATTTCCAGATTGCGTTGCAGGCACTATGCGCGCAtacacaaaaattcaaatggtGATGTAAAAAAACAGCGGGTGGGCTCAATAAATACATCATAAGACAGTCAGCTGGTAATctgaatacatattttacaaatacCCGTCGTTTATTGCTTTAAAATAGGAAGCTTATGTTTGCCTTACACGAGCAATTGCTAGACCACTACAATGTACACTGACATATGAAAATCTGTTTCCTGGGGAACTGTTCAAGATTGAAAATATGCCGACTGTCAGGTGAACGTTCTTTGCATCAATATTCACTTTTCATTACCTGCTTCGCCCCCTTTCATGGCCCCCCTCTGGGTCCTGACCCACAGTTTTAGAGCCACATCCTCATTGTTCGTAAAGATTCTCCAGAAATAAAAGACTGTTGTTAATAATGCACTGCAAAcaagaattttattttcttttgtgtgccGTTCT is from Anguilla anguilla isolate fAngAng1 chromosome 9, fAngAng1.pri, whole genome shotgun sequence and encodes:
- the LOC118236549 gene encoding protocadherin-19-like isoform X3; its protein translation is MCTHVNCTQKYCCKSIREENKSTSMSSKEMYFIQLSLIALLFWTGADAVINLKYSVDEDQMAGTEIANIAKDAKEAGFVIDPRQPALRVISNTAPQLVDINSAGFLINKQKIDRDTFCRQTPTCFISLEVMSNSMEICMIKLEIKDLNDNAPIFTKDHIDLNISETATPGTKIPLEGANDPDSGIFGVQKYEITPKDMFGLDIKTRGDGSRFAELVLEKPLDRETQSHYSYVITALDGGDPPKFDTVTLNIKVIDSNDNNPVFDQAVYNVKVLENSPNNTMVIDLNATDPDEGTNGEILYSFNSYVSEKTRELFKIDPRTGVISVSGELDFESTNVYEIDVQAKDLGPNSIPAHCKITINVMDANDNVPVIKMLSANSEMVEVSENAQLGYVIALVRVSDRDSGANGRVQLRLQGNVPFRLQEYESFSTILVDGRLDREQRDTYNLTIQAVDSGIPPLKTTKSLTVKVTDENDNPPHFTKPHYQEMILENNTPGAYLLSVSARDPDLGLNGTVTYQIVPSQVRDMPVFTYVSINPTSGDIYSQRSFNHELTRTFEFKVLAKDGGNPSLTSNATVRIVVLDVNDNTPVMTTPPLINGTAKVSIPSNAGVGYLVTQVQADDYDEGENGRLTYSISEGDRAYFEIDQVNGEIRTTRTFGESTKSVYEITVVAHDHGKTSLTASAFIVIYLSKDMNEQESIGPVNLSLIFIIALGSIAAILFVTMIFVAVKCKRDNKEIRTYNCSFFYLRRVAEYSYGNQKKSSKKKKLNKNDIRLVPRDTEETHKMNVTENYSIDSSYMNSRAHLIKSTSTFKDLEGNSLKDSGHEESDQTDSEHDVQRALYADTAVNDVLNMSVQPNASQVPDQDSGETFHCQEECRILGHSDRCWMPRVPVRVKSPEHGRNVIALPIEPPTVDVPHYEDCGGKRTFATFGKDGPEEAERNEGKCRRTAEPQACSPKANGTVREAGNGREAVSPVKSPVHLKSPLSKPTSAYGTLKRRDAERMAKHALMRQPEGKDSEPANREVSQSLHDCPGKESPATRRLKDIVL
- the LOC118236549 gene encoding protocadherin-19-like isoform X4; the encoded protein is MCTHVNCTQKYCCKSIREENKSTSMSSKEMYFIQLSLIALLFWTGADAVINLKYSVDEDQMAGTEIANIAKDAKEAGFVIDPRQPALRVISNTAPQLVDINSAGFLINKQKIDRDTFCRQTPTCFISLEVMSNSMEICMIKLEIKDLNDNAPIFTKDHIDLNISETATPGTKIPLEGANDPDSGIFGVQKYEITPKDMFGLDIKTRGDGSRFAELVLEKPLDRETQSHYSYVITALDGGDPPKFDTVTLNIKVIDSNDNNPVFDQAVYNVKVLENSPNNTMVIDLNATDPDEGTNGEILYSFNSYVSEKTRELFKIDPRTGVISVSGELDFESTNVYEIDVQAKDLGPNSIPAHCKITINVMDANDNVPVIKMLSANSEMVEVSENAQLGYVIALVRVSDRDSGANGRVQLRLQGNVPFRLQEYESFSTILVDGRLDREQRDTYNLTIQAVDSGIPPLKTTKSLTVKVTDENDNPPHFTKPHYQEMILENNTPGAYLLSVSARDPDLGLNGTVTYQIVPSQVRDMPVFTYVSINPTSGDIYSQRSFNHELTRTFEFKVLAKDGGNPSLTSNATVRIVVLDVNDNTPVMTTPPLINGTAKVSIPSNAGVGYLVTQVQADDYDEGENGRLTYSISEGDRAYFEIDQVNGEIRTTRTFGESTKSVYEITVVAHDHGKTSLTASAFIVIYLSKDMNEQESIGPVNLSLIFIIALGSIAAILFVTMIFVAVKCKRDNKEIRTYNCRVAEYSYGNQKKSSKKKKLNKNDIRLVPRDTEETHKMNVTENYSIDSSYMNSRAHLIKSTSTFKDLEGNSLKDSGHEESDQTDSEHDVQRALYADTAVNDVLNMSVQPNASQVPDQDSGETFHCQEECRILGHSDRCWMPRVPVRVKSPEHGRNVIALPIEPPTVDVPHYEDCGGKRTFATFGKDGPEEAERNEGKCRRTAEPQACSPKANGTVREAGNGREAVSPVKSPVHLKSPLSKPTSAYGTLKRRDAERMAKHALMRQPEGKDSEPANREVSQSLHDCPGKESPATRRLKDIVL
- the LOC118236549 gene encoding protocadherin-19-like isoform X2, producing the protein MCTHVNCTQKYCCKSIREENKSTSMSSKEMYFIQLSLIALLFWTGADAVINLKYSVDEDQMAGTEIANIAKDAKEAGFVIDPRQPALRVISNTAPQLVDINSAGFLINKQKIDRDTFCRQTPTCFISLEVMSNSMEICMIKLEIKDLNDNAPIFTKDHIDLNISETATPGTKIPLEGANDPDSGIFGVQKYEITPKDMFGLDIKTRGDGSRFAELVLEKPLDRETQSHYSYVITALDGGDPPKFDTVTLNIKVIDSNDNNPVFDQAVYNVKVLENSPNNTMVIDLNATDPDEGTNGEILYSFNSYVSEKTRELFKIDPRTGVISVSGELDFESTNVYEIDVQAKDLGPNSIPAHCKITINVMDANDNVPVIKMLSANSEMVEVSENAQLGYVIALVRVSDRDSGANGRVQLRLQGNVPFRLQEYESFSTILVDGRLDREQRDTYNLTIQAVDSGIPPLKTTKSLTVKVTDENDNPPHFTKPHYQEMILENNTPGAYLLSVSARDPDLGLNGTVTYQIVPSQVRDMPVFTYVSINPTSGDIYSQRSFNHELTRTFEFKVLAKDGGNPSLTSNATVRIVVLDVNDNTPVMTTPPLINGTAKVSIPSNAGVGYLVTQVQADDYDEGENGRLTYSISEGDRAYFEIDQVNGEIRTTRTFGESTKSVYEITVVAHDHGKTSLTASAFIVIYLSKDMNEQESIGPVNLSLIFIIALGSIAAILFVTMIFVAVKCKRDNKEIRTYNCRVAEYSYGNQKKSSKKKKLNKNDIRLVPRDTEETHKMNVVSCSSLTSSLNYFDYHQQSLPLGCRRSESTFLNVENQNARNAAPNHGYHHTFTGQGPQQPDLIINGMPLPETENYSIDSSYMNSRAHLIKSTSTFKDLEGNSLKDSGHEESDQTDSEHDVQRALYADTAVNDVLNMSVQPNASQVPDQDSGETFHCQEECRILGHSDRCWMPRVPVRVKSPEHGRNVIALPIEPPTVDVPHYEDCGGKRTFATFGKDGPEEAERNEGKCRRTAEPQACSPKANGTVREAGNGREAVSPVKSPVHLKSPLSKPTSAYGTLKRRDAERMAKHALMRQPEGKDSEPANREVSQSLHDCPGKESPATRRLKDIVL
- the LOC118236549 gene encoding protocadherin-19-like isoform X1, encoding MCTHVNCTQKYCCKSIREENKSTSMSSKEMYFIQLSLIALLFWTGADAVINLKYSVDEDQMAGTEIANIAKDAKEAGFVIDPRQPALRVISNTAPQLVDINSAGFLINKQKIDRDTFCRQTPTCFISLEVMSNSMEICMIKLEIKDLNDNAPIFTKDHIDLNISETATPGTKIPLEGANDPDSGIFGVQKYEITPKDMFGLDIKTRGDGSRFAELVLEKPLDRETQSHYSYVITALDGGDPPKFDTVTLNIKVIDSNDNNPVFDQAVYNVKVLENSPNNTMVIDLNATDPDEGTNGEILYSFNSYVSEKTRELFKIDPRTGVISVSGELDFESTNVYEIDVQAKDLGPNSIPAHCKITINVMDANDNVPVIKMLSANSEMVEVSENAQLGYVIALVRVSDRDSGANGRVQLRLQGNVPFRLQEYESFSTILVDGRLDREQRDTYNLTIQAVDSGIPPLKTTKSLTVKVTDENDNPPHFTKPHYQEMILENNTPGAYLLSVSARDPDLGLNGTVTYQIVPSQVRDMPVFTYVSINPTSGDIYSQRSFNHELTRTFEFKVLAKDGGNPSLTSNATVRIVVLDVNDNTPVMTTPPLINGTAKVSIPSNAGVGYLVTQVQADDYDEGENGRLTYSISEGDRAYFEIDQVNGEIRTTRTFGESTKSVYEITVVAHDHGKTSLTASAFIVIYLSKDMNEQESIGPVNLSLIFIIALGSIAAILFVTMIFVAVKCKRDNKEIRTYNCSFFYLRRVAEYSYGNQKKSSKKKKLNKNDIRLVPRDTEETHKMNVVSCSSLTSSLNYFDYHQQSLPLGCRRSESTFLNVENQNARNAAPNHGYHHTFTGQGPQQPDLIINGMPLPETENYSIDSSYMNSRAHLIKSTSTFKDLEGNSLKDSGHEESDQTDSEHDVQRALYADTAVNDVLNMSVQPNASQVPDQDSGETFHCQEECRILGHSDRCWMPRVPVRVKSPEHGRNVIALPIEPPTVDVPHYEDCGGKRTFATFGKDGPEEAERNEGKCRRTAEPQACSPKANGTVREAGNGREAVSPVKSPVHLKSPLSKPTSAYGTLKRRDAERMAKHALMRQPEGKDSEPANREVSQSLHDCPGKESPATRRLKDIVL